The Corynebacterium qintianiae genome has a window encoding:
- a CDS encoding GH32 C-terminal domain-containing protein, translated as MSVFRPELHVTVDSGILDAAAGILRDGNAAAGDDTWHIFYQYRTGADTPSRWGHNVSEGSAFDWVECNDTVAPFGGETGVRAGSVVASDEGVDLYFTSVTEAGMSIQISRADDLDALCEDVDEDYQVDPAIRRLGDVVFDEGGFTRFRSPCVVPNWEQADDRDKGQSGWLMLAMTGEPESPQPVVLTSEDGTAWKVLGALEFDGDPGFEPENELLVAPRIIRLRDEVDSQIYDVLMFSLERRGKDTTGYVIGTLNGSVFTVAEEARRIDFGHDFTRPRSTNYTPGSITEEERLSHAYIYGLMADTGRGGDPTQEPNWSSEGWASTLTIPRRLTLQNGALYQTPPRGLPDAVADTERARLWTGLCEVPLGTKGHVKAEILDGNGDVAAVVTHSGDEISLDRLDGAPACAPLGDDDEDNITILVDSSTIEVFAGGGVVAMSSRFWPENGCSGIRVTTDGAAQILNEWHRGA; from the coding sequence ATGAGCGTTTTTAGACCTGAACTGCACGTCACCGTGGACAGCGGTATCCTCGACGCCGCCGCCGGCATCCTGCGCGACGGCAACGCTGCCGCCGGTGATGACACCTGGCACATCTTCTACCAGTACCGCACCGGTGCTGACACGCCGAGCCGCTGGGGGCACAACGTCTCGGAAGGATCCGCGTTCGACTGGGTGGAATGCAACGACACCGTCGCCCCCTTCGGCGGCGAGACCGGCGTGCGTGCCGGATCCGTCGTCGCCAGCGACGAGGGCGTGGATCTCTACTTCACCTCCGTCACCGAGGCGGGCATGTCAATTCAGATCTCCCGCGCCGACGACCTCGACGCGCTCTGCGAGGACGTGGACGAGGATTACCAGGTTGATCCCGCAATTCGCCGACTGGGCGACGTAGTCTTTGACGAAGGCGGGTTCACCCGCTTCCGCTCCCCCTGCGTCGTACCCAACTGGGAGCAGGCGGATGACCGGGACAAGGGCCAGTCCGGCTGGCTCATGCTGGCGATGACAGGGGAACCGGAAAGCCCCCAACCTGTCGTCCTCACATCGGAAGACGGCACAGCGTGGAAGGTGCTGGGCGCCCTCGAGTTCGACGGTGACCCCGGTTTCGAGCCAGAGAACGAACTTCTTGTCGCGCCGCGCATCATCCGCCTTCGCGACGAGGTTGATTCCCAGATCTACGATGTGCTCATGTTCTCCCTCGAGCGCCGTGGCAAGGACACCACCGGTTACGTCATCGGTACCCTAAATGGCAGCGTGTTCACTGTGGCCGAGGAAGCGCGCCGTATCGATTTCGGCCACGACTTCACCCGCCCGCGCAGCACGAACTACACCCCGGGCAGCATCACCGAGGAAGAGCGCTTAAGCCACGCCTACATCTACGGGCTCATGGCGGACACCGGCCGCGGCGGCGACCCGACACAGGAGCCCAACTGGTCCTCCGAAGGCTGGGCAAGCACGCTGACCATCCCGCGCCGTCTCACCTTGCAAAACGGCGCGCTGTACCAGACCCCGCCGCGCGGTCTGCCCGACGCCGTCGCCGACACGGAACGCGCCCGCTTGTGGACTGGCCTCTGCGAGGTTCCGCTGGGCACCAAGGGTCACGTGAAGGCGGAAATTCTCGACGGCAACGGCGACGTCGCGGCCGTGGTCACCCACTCCGGCGACGAGATTTCCCTCGACCGCCTCGACGGTGCACCGGCCTGCGCCCCGCTCGGCGACGACGACGAGGACAACATCACCATCCTGGTGGACAGCTCCACGATCGAGGTCTTCGCCGGTGGCGGCGTTGTCGCGATGTCCTCGCGCTTCTGGCCCGAGAACGGGTGCTCCGGTATCCGGGTAACCACGGACGGCGCCGCCCAGATACTCAACGAGTGGCATCGGGGAGCGTAA
- a CDS encoding Mrp/NBP35 family ATP-binding protein — MSNSLTESQVREALSRVEDPEIGKPITELDMVESVAIDGSDVSVGVYLTIAACPMRDTIQSNTRAVLEELDGVGSVDVHMHTMSDEQRRALSLKLRGEQTTPTIPFADPDSRTRVYAVASGKGGVGKSSMTVNLATALAAQGLTVGVLDADIYGHSVPGLMGSTDKAPTVVDEMIMPPITHDVRHISVGQFVEGNAPIVWRGPMLTRAIQQFLSDVYWGDLDVLFMDLPPGTGDVAITVAQLVPSAELLIVTTPQAAAAEVAERAGTIAQQTGQKIAGVVENMSGMVMPDGSVLHIFGEGGGQRVAERLTALTDTDNVELLGSVPLDPSLREHGDDGHPVVLSAPDSPAARAIHEIAARLKTRRSSLVGKGLGVNPK, encoded by the coding sequence ATGTCTAATTCACTTACTGAATCACAGGTCCGCGAGGCCCTCTCCCGCGTGGAGGATCCCGAGATTGGCAAGCCGATCACGGAGCTCGACATGGTCGAGTCCGTGGCTATCGACGGCTCGGACGTCTCCGTCGGTGTCTACCTCACCATCGCCGCGTGCCCGATGCGCGACACCATACAGTCCAACACGCGCGCGGTACTGGAGGAGCTCGACGGCGTGGGCAGCGTCGACGTACACATGCACACCATGAGCGACGAGCAACGACGCGCTCTCAGTCTCAAGCTCCGCGGCGAACAAACCACACCGACGATCCCGTTCGCCGACCCCGACTCCCGCACGCGCGTTTACGCCGTCGCCTCGGGCAAGGGCGGCGTCGGCAAATCCTCCATGACCGTCAACTTGGCCACCGCGCTCGCGGCTCAGGGGTTGACCGTGGGTGTGCTCGACGCGGACATCTACGGCCACTCCGTGCCAGGTCTGATGGGCTCCACCGACAAGGCACCCACCGTGGTCGACGAGATGATCATGCCGCCGATCACCCACGACGTCCGCCACATCTCCGTCGGCCAGTTCGTCGAGGGCAACGCGCCGATCGTCTGGCGCGGCCCAATGCTGACCCGCGCGATTCAGCAGTTCCTCAGCGACGTCTACTGGGGTGACCTGGACGTGCTGTTCATGGACCTGCCCCCGGGCACGGGCGACGTCGCCATCACCGTTGCCCAGCTCGTTCCCAGTGCGGAACTGCTCATCGTGACAACACCGCAGGCCGCGGCGGCCGAAGTGGCCGAGCGCGCCGGCACCATCGCGCAGCAAACCGGACAGAAAATCGCCGGCGTGGTGGAGAACATGTCCGGCATGGTCATGCCGGATGGAAGCGTGCTCCACATCTTCGGGGAAGGCGGCGGGCAGAGGGTCGCCGAGCGCCTCACCGCTTTGACGGACACGGACAACGTGGAGCTGCTCGGGTCTGTTCCGCTAGACCCGAGCTTGCGCGAGCACGGCGACGACGGACACCCCGTGGTCCTGTCGGCGCCCGACTCCCCCGCCGCGCGCGCGATCCATGAGATTGCGGCGCGCTTAAAGACCCGTCGCTCGTCTCTTGTGGGCAAGGGCCTGGGGGTCAACCCGAAGTAG
- the tatB gene encoding Sec-independent protein translocase protein TatB, with amino-acid sequence MFSNIGWGEIFFILVIGLIIIGPERLPGVVQDARAAIYAAKKAINNAKKELDGELEGFEELRQPLNTVTEYAAMGPRRAMAKVLFDGDEQFFDEFDPRKQLEDAPTSPAKPAPQGPRPRPAGSTKVEPGAQEKRGGGFSWADIT; translated from the coding sequence GTGTTTTCCAACATCGGATGGGGCGAGATCTTCTTCATTCTCGTCATTGGGTTGATCATCATCGGCCCCGAACGGCTGCCAGGGGTGGTCCAGGACGCGCGCGCCGCCATCTACGCCGCGAAAAAGGCGATTAACAACGCGAAGAAGGAGCTCGACGGCGAGCTCGAGGGCTTCGAGGAATTGCGCCAGCCCCTAAACACCGTGACGGAGTACGCCGCGATGGGTCCTCGCCGCGCGATGGCCAAGGTGCTTTTCGACGGTGATGAGCAGTTTTTCGACGAATTCGACCCACGCAAACAGCTCGAGGACGCGCCGACGTCTCCCGCGAAACCCGCACCCCAGGGCCCGCGCCCGAGGCCCGCGGGCTCGACCAAGGTCGAACCCGGTGCACAAGAGAAGCGGGGCGGGGGCTTCTCCTGGGCGGATATTACCTAG
- a CDS encoding general stress protein has product MTTSTSNSRNNPSRDRTRPTGWPVGSFQTYEEAQRAVDGLSDREFRVEDLTIVGVDLMQVENVTGRLTWPRILGGGALSGAWLGIFIGLIFALFALPGTGWGIFLWSIIIGAIFGLIFAAVGYALSGGKRDFSSMTTIVAGRYDVLCDANTAPQARDLIAQMNIAPKEATE; this is encoded by the coding sequence ATGACAACTTCTACTTCCAATTCCCGCAACAACCCTTCCCGCGACCGCACGCGCCCGACTGGCTGGCCGGTGGGTTCCTTCCAGACCTACGAGGAGGCGCAGCGCGCTGTTGACGGGCTCTCCGACCGTGAATTCCGCGTCGAAGACCTCACCATCGTCGGGGTCGACTTGATGCAGGTGGAGAACGTCACAGGCCGCCTGACGTGGCCGCGTATTCTCGGCGGCGGTGCGTTGTCCGGCGCGTGGCTCGGCATCTTCATCGGCCTCATCTTCGCCCTCTTCGCCCTGCCCGGCACGGGCTGGGGGATCTTCCTGTGGTCCATCATCATCGGCGCAATTTTCGGCCTCATCTTCGCTGCCGTCGGGTACGCGCTCTCCGGCGGCAAGCGCGATTTCTCCTCCATGACCACCATTGTTGCGGGGCGTTACGACGTCCTGTGCGACGCCAACACCGCACCGCAGGCCCGCGATCTCATCGCCCAGATGAATATCGCCCCCAAGGAGGCCACTGAGTAA
- a CDS encoding O-methyltransferase, translating into MNDYIASRPVAGHGAETFSAGLSVARTEAEENNLPGPTAAAGSLLATLAAAGTSSHGAVAVTPAAGVVGLHILRGLPEKATVTCIDPEATHQASAKEAFRIAGFAPSRARFLTARPLDVMSRLAPASYRLVFADVDPAELSAVVGAAWPLLAPGATLVLAGSLLDGTIADSTRRDRATEAARAAQEGVDKLAADEDAVVTRLPLDGGLTLVTKR; encoded by the coding sequence ATGAACGACTACATAGCTTCCCGCCCGGTTGCGGGACACGGGGCGGAGACATTCTCCGCTGGGCTGAGCGTGGCGCGCACCGAGGCGGAGGAGAATAACCTGCCCGGGCCGACGGCCGCCGCAGGATCATTGTTGGCCACTCTCGCCGCCGCGGGGACGTCGTCCCACGGTGCGGTGGCGGTGACCCCGGCCGCGGGAGTCGTCGGGCTGCACATTCTGCGCGGCCTGCCCGAGAAAGCAACCGTGACATGCATCGATCCGGAAGCCACCCACCAGGCGAGCGCCAAAGAGGCCTTCCGGATTGCAGGGTTCGCACCGTCGCGCGCGCGCTTCCTCACCGCCCGTCCCCTCGACGTTATGAGCCGCCTCGCACCCGCGTCCTACCGCCTCGTCTTCGCCGACGTCGACCCAGCCGAGCTCAGCGCCGTCGTCGGCGCGGCCTGGCCGCTGCTCGCCCCCGGCGCAACCCTGGTGCTCGCGGGCTCGCTTCTCGACGGCACCATTGCCGACAGCACCCGGCGCGACCGCGCGACGGAGGCTGCCCGGGCCGCCCAAGAGGGCGTCGACAAGCTCGCAGCCGACGAGGACGCAGTAGTGACCCGCCTGCCTCTCGACGGCGGGTTGACGCTGGTGACCAAGCGGTAG
- the sigE gene encoding RNA polymerase sigma factor SigE, translated as MDPLPDAHEELTGTAAFDAGAGEMPSWSELVAEHADSVYRLAFRLSGNQHDAEDLTQETFMRVFRSLKNYQPGTFEGWLHRITTNLFLDMVRHRAKIRMEALPEDYERVPGTDMTPEQAYSVSNLDPALQKALDELGPDFRVAVVLCDVVGMTYEEIADTLGVKMGTVRSRIHRGRTQLRASLEAQALSDESAKELIRAR; from the coding sequence ATGGATCCACTGCCTGACGCCCACGAGGAACTTACTGGCACTGCCGCGTTCGACGCTGGCGCAGGCGAGATGCCCTCGTGGTCGGAACTTGTGGCGGAGCACGCCGATAGTGTCTATCGCTTGGCGTTCCGTCTCTCCGGCAACCAGCACGACGCGGAGGACCTCACGCAGGAGACCTTTATGCGGGTGTTCCGCAGTTTAAAGAACTACCAGCCGGGCACGTTCGAGGGGTGGCTGCACCGCATCACCACGAACCTCTTCCTGGACATGGTGCGCCACCGCGCGAAGATCCGCATGGAAGCGCTGCCCGAGGACTACGAGCGCGTACCTGGAACGGACATGACGCCGGAGCAGGCGTACTCGGTGTCTAACCTGGACCCGGCGCTGCAGAAAGCGCTCGACGAGCTCGGCCCCGACTTCCGTGTGGCCGTCGTACTCTGTGACGTTGTGGGGATGACGTACGAGGAGATCGCCGATACCCTGGGTGTAAAAATGGGCACCGTCCGTTCCCGCATCCACCGCGGCCGAACCCAGCTGCGCGCCAGCTTGGAAGCCCAGGCGCTCAGCGACGAGTCCGCAAAGGAACTCATCCGCGCCCGTTAA
- the glgC gene encoding glucose-1-phosphate adenylyltransferase, which produces MKTQPRVLAIVLAGGEGKRLFPLTADRAKPAVPFAGNYRLIDFVLSNLVNAGYMRIAVLTQYKSHSLDRHVATAWNVSGPTPQYIASVPAQQRRGKRWFSGSADAIVQSLNLIYDDKPDYVLVFGADHVYRMDPSQMVEDHIASGKDATVAGIRVPRHEATAFGCIQADADGTITEFLEKPADPPGTPDDPEVTYASMGNYVFSTEPLIKALLEDEQNDDSDHDMGGDIIPYFVYKGQANVYDFSANEVPGATERDQGYWRDVGTIDSFYEAHMDLISSHPIFNLYNKAWPIHSTEDDNLPPAKFVLGGISQESIVASGSIISGATVRNSVVSTDVLVEEGATVEGSVLLPGVRVGKGAVVRRAILDKNVYVSDGEYIGVDLERDRGRFTVSDSGVVVVGKNEVI; this is translated from the coding sequence GTGAAAACACAGCCGAGAGTTCTTGCCATCGTCCTCGCGGGAGGCGAGGGGAAGCGCCTCTTCCCCCTCACCGCTGACCGCGCCAAGCCCGCCGTCCCCTTCGCAGGTAACTACCGCCTCATTGACTTCGTCCTGTCGAACTTGGTCAACGCCGGTTACATGCGCATCGCGGTGTTGACCCAGTACAAGTCGCACTCCCTGGACCGCCACGTCGCCACCGCGTGGAACGTCTCCGGTCCCACCCCGCAATACATTGCGTCCGTGCCCGCGCAGCAGCGCCGGGGCAAGCGCTGGTTCTCCGGCTCCGCCGACGCCATCGTCCAGTCCCTCAACCTGATTTACGACGATAAACCAGACTACGTCTTGGTCTTCGGCGCTGACCACGTCTACCGCATGGACCCGTCCCAGATGGTGGAGGACCATATCGCTTCGGGCAAGGACGCCACCGTCGCCGGCATCCGCGTGCCGCGCCACGAGGCCACAGCATTCGGCTGCATCCAGGCTGACGCGGACGGCACGATCACGGAGTTCCTGGAAAAGCCGGCCGACCCGCCCGGCACCCCGGACGATCCGGAAGTCACCTACGCTTCCATGGGCAACTATGTGTTTTCGACCGAGCCGCTGATTAAGGCGCTGCTTGAGGACGAGCAAAATGACGACTCGGACCACGACATGGGCGGCGACATTATCCCGTACTTCGTATACAAGGGCCAGGCCAACGTCTACGACTTCTCCGCCAACGAGGTCCCGGGTGCCACCGAGCGCGACCAAGGTTACTGGCGTGATGTCGGCACCATCGACTCCTTCTACGAGGCGCACATGGACTTGATCTCCTCGCACCCGATCTTCAACCTCTACAACAAGGCGTGGCCGATCCACTCCACGGAGGACGACAACCTCCCGCCGGCGAAGTTCGTCTTAGGTGGCATCTCCCAGGAGTCGATAGTGGCCTCTGGCTCGATCATCTCGGGTGCGACGGTGCGCAACTCCGTGGTCTCCACGGACGTGCTTGTGGAGGAGGGTGCGACCGTCGAGGGCTCCGTCCTGCTGCCGGGCGTGCGCGTGGGCAAGGGTGCCGTGGTGCGCCGGGCCATCCTGGACAAGAACGTCTACGTTTCAGACGGCGAATACATTGGCGTCGACCTCGAGCGCGACCGCGGCAGATTCACCGTCTCCGACAGCGGCGTTGTCGTGGTGGGCAAGAACGAAGTGATCTAG
- the glgA gene encoding glycogen synthase yields MRVGMMTREYPPEVYGGAGVHVTELTRFMRDIGGVDVDVHCMGEPRDENGVFVHGVDPELAEANGAIKTLSTGLRIANAAGNLDVAHSHTWYAGLGGHLTGTLYDIPHVATAHSLEPDRPWKREQLGGGYDVSSWSEKNAMEYADAVIAVSSGMKKSILEAYPRIDDSRVHVVLNGIDTAKWFPGDTTIAEELGVDPSRPIAAFVGRITRQKGVPHLLKAAAHFDEDIQLILCAGAPDTPEIADETKALVDALTQQRDGIFWVQDMLPAEKIREVYAAADVFVCPSIYEPLGIVNLEAMACETAVVASRVGGIPEVVVDGETGTLVDYDAADPEAFERGLAEAVNAVAADPDRVARMGAAGLGRVRADFTWDKIARQTVDIYKSLI; encoded by the coding sequence ATGAGAGTGGGAATGATGACTCGGGAGTACCCGCCGGAGGTGTACGGCGGGGCCGGCGTGCACGTGACGGAACTGACGCGGTTTATGCGCGACATCGGCGGCGTGGACGTCGACGTCCACTGCATGGGCGAGCCCCGCGATGAGAACGGGGTCTTCGTCCACGGGGTCGACCCGGAGCTCGCCGAGGCCAACGGCGCCATCAAAACCCTGTCCACCGGCCTGCGCATCGCCAACGCTGCGGGCAATCTCGACGTCGCCCATTCCCACACCTGGTACGCCGGCCTGGGTGGCCACTTGACCGGCACGCTGTACGACATCCCCCACGTCGCCACCGCCCACTCGCTCGAGCCGGACCGCCCGTGGAAACGCGAGCAGCTCGGCGGCGGGTACGACGTCTCCTCGTGGTCGGAGAAAAACGCGATGGAATACGCCGACGCCGTCATTGCGGTGTCGTCGGGCATGAAGAAGTCAATCCTCGAGGCTTACCCGCGTATCGACGATTCCCGGGTCCACGTCGTGCTCAACGGAATCGACACCGCCAAGTGGTTCCCGGGTGACACCACCATCGCCGAGGAGCTCGGGGTGGATCCGTCCCGGCCCATTGCCGCGTTTGTCGGCCGCATCACCCGCCAAAAAGGTGTCCCGCACTTGCTCAAGGCCGCCGCCCATTTCGATGAGGACATCCAGCTCATCCTCTGTGCCGGTGCCCCGGACACCCCCGAGATCGCCGATGAAACGAAGGCGCTTGTCGACGCTCTGACGCAGCAGCGCGACGGAATCTTCTGGGTCCAAGACATGCTCCCAGCGGAGAAAATCCGCGAGGTCTACGCCGCAGCCGACGTTTTCGTCTGCCCCTCGATCTACGAGCCGCTGGGCATTGTGAATCTCGAGGCAATGGCGTGTGAGACCGCCGTCGTGGCCTCCCGAGTGGGCGGCATTCCCGAGGTTGTCGTCGACGGTGAAACCGGCACACTCGTCGACTACGACGCCGCCGACCCGGAGGCATTCGAACGCGGCCTCGCCGAGGCTGTCAACGCTGTGGCCGCCGACCCCGACCGGGTTGCCCGCATGGGTGCCGCCGGCCTCGGGCGCGTGCGAGCAGATTTCACGTGGGACAAAATCGCACGCCAGACAGTCGACATCTACAAGAGCTTGATTTAG
- a CDS encoding glycine betaine ABC transporter substrate-binding protein — MLHTSGHHSNKVLAALACAAALGVSGCAASSPSEEGTYVIGIQPGSTEQKLLGEMYRVLLTSAGSPAEVKEVDHKGVPAVDVVRSGQANLAIGCTGTLLAQLNPQLAEEAAEEIRDSAAGEDANDDSASENVYEFAVGSFPGGVMTVDPSPAQGCAPEGEAPGEGELPTNVIPVFAKSELNRTQVNRINFVNRVLSTEDLAAMVDDVNSGKNVGDVMEKWLLEHTKVSVDSRSEDEGDSGQSDNLVEQPPV; from the coding sequence ATGCTCCACACCTCGGGACACCATTCCAACAAAGTGTTGGCGGCGCTTGCGTGCGCGGCCGCTCTAGGTGTCTCGGGGTGCGCCGCGTCTTCCCCCAGTGAAGAGGGCACCTACGTCATCGGCATCCAGCCCGGGTCCACCGAGCAGAAGCTCCTCGGCGAGATGTACCGGGTGCTCCTCACCTCCGCCGGCAGCCCAGCTGAAGTCAAGGAGGTTGACCACAAGGGCGTTCCCGCCGTGGACGTTGTTCGCTCCGGGCAGGCGAACCTCGCTATCGGCTGCACGGGCACCCTCCTTGCGCAGCTCAACCCGCAACTCGCTGAGGAGGCGGCCGAAGAAATCCGGGACAGTGCCGCCGGAGAAGACGCGAACGACGACTCCGCGTCTGAAAACGTCTACGAGTTTGCGGTCGGGTCTTTCCCGGGTGGGGTGATGACGGTCGACCCCTCGCCCGCCCAAGGATGCGCGCCCGAGGGTGAAGCGCCAGGGGAGGGGGAGCTGCCCACCAATGTCATTCCGGTGTTCGCAAAGAGCGAGCTTAATAGAACCCAGGTCAACCGCATCAACTTCGTCAACCGCGTACTGAGTACCGAGGACCTCGCCGCCATGGTCGACGACGTCAACAGTGGCAAAAACGTGGGCGATGTCATGGAGAAGTGGCTGCTGGAGCACACCAAGGTCTCCGTGGACTCGCGATCCGAAGACGAGGGCGACTCCGGTCAGTCCGACAATCTTGTCGAGCAGCCGCCCGTCTAG